Proteins from one Listeria weihenstephanensis genomic window:
- the tmk gene encoding dTMP kinase, translated as MSGIFITLEGPDGSGKTTVGTRLAERLEEAGIQFVKTREPGGSKISDVVREIFLNDLDSRMDAKTEALLIAGARRQHVVELIRPALAEGNVVLCDRFIDSSLAYQGVGRDIGIDEVLKINQFAVEDTMPDVTFYLDVPADVGLARIAANKGREVNRLDMEDVTFHNKVQAGYETVRDMFPERIEIIDATRTIEEIVADIFERIQAKIS; from the coding sequence ATGAGCGGTATTTTTATCACGTTAGAAGGTCCAGACGGATCGGGAAAAACAACGGTCGGCACACGTTTAGCAGAGCGTTTAGAAGAAGCAGGAATCCAGTTTGTAAAAACAAGAGAACCCGGAGGCAGCAAGATTTCAGATGTCGTACGAGAAATTTTCCTGAACGATCTCGACAGCAGAATGGACGCAAAAACCGAAGCTTTACTCATTGCAGGCGCGAGACGGCAGCACGTCGTAGAACTTATCCGCCCAGCATTGGCAGAAGGAAATGTAGTTTTGTGCGATCGCTTTATCGATAGTTCACTTGCCTATCAAGGTGTTGGACGCGATATCGGGATTGACGAAGTTTTGAAAATAAATCAGTTTGCCGTGGAAGATACAATGCCAGATGTAACGTTTTATCTAGATGTTCCAGCAGACGTCGGTTTGGCAAGGATAGCCGCGAACAAAGGCCGTGAAGTCAACCGTTTAGACATGGAAGATGTGACATTCCATAACAAAGTACAAGCTGGCTATGAGACCGTTCGCGACATGTTCCCAGAACGTATTGAAATCATTGATGCCACGCGAACCATTGAAGAAATCGTCGCAGATATTTTCGAGCGAATCCAAGCAAAAATAAGCTAA
- the dhaM gene encoding dihydroxyacetone kinase phosphoryl donor subunit DhaM: MTKKYGIVIISHSADVAYGVHQIIKEVAQDVAITHAGGTDDGEIGTSFEKVSIAFETNEADHIYAFYDLGSAKMNIETVMEISDKEILLFDVPILEGAYVTAAQLQMDESIDVINANLKTIIVK; encoded by the coding sequence ATGACGAAAAAATATGGTATCGTGATCATCTCCCATTCCGCTGATGTTGCGTACGGTGTTCACCAAATCATCAAAGAAGTCGCGCAGGACGTTGCGATCACGCATGCTGGTGGAACTGATGATGGGGAAATTGGTACGAGTTTTGAGAAAGTAAGTATCGCTTTTGAGACGAATGAAGCTGATCATATCTATGCTTTTTACGATCTTGGTAGCGCAAAAATGAATATCGAAACGGTGATGGAAATCTCGGATAAGGAAATTCTTCTGTTTGATGTTCCGATTTTGGAAGGTGCCTACGTAACCGCAGCTCAGCTCCAAATGGACGAAAGCATCGACGTGATTAACGCGAATTTAAAAACGATTATTGTAAAATAA
- the dhaL gene encoding dihydroxyacetone kinase subunit DhaL yields MTYNNKWAIKWLTDFSDSVIENKQLLSDLDQAIGDGDHGINMARGLTELKKALAEKEPESVKDAFKTAGMTILSKVGGASGPLYGSAFLAMSKAVETDPLSETDLIEALEAGLAGIEHRGKSHAGEKTMIDVWEPVINALRQDDLTSDVIEAALQKTKDLKATKGRAAYLGDRSVGHLDPGAYSSALLFRAFLAQEDK; encoded by the coding sequence ATGACTTATAATAATAAATGGGCGATAAAGTGGCTGACTGATTTTAGTGATAGCGTTATTGAGAATAAGCAATTATTGAGCGATTTGGATCAGGCGATTGGCGACGGTGATCATGGTATTAATATGGCGCGTGGCCTCACGGAGCTCAAAAAAGCGCTTGCTGAGAAGGAACCTGAGAGTGTGAAAGATGCATTCAAAACGGCGGGCATGACGATTCTTAGCAAGGTTGGCGGCGCATCTGGTCCGCTATATGGTAGTGCTTTTCTTGCGATGAGTAAGGCTGTGGAAACCGATCCACTGAGCGAAACGGATCTGATCGAAGCACTTGAAGCAGGGCTGGCTGGCATCGAACACCGCGGCAAATCTCATGCTGGCGAAAAAACGATGATCGACGTATGGGAGCCTGTGATTAACGCACTGCGCCAAGATGATCTGACGAGCGATGTCATCGAAGCGGCCCTTCAAAAAACGAAAGACTTGAAAGCAACAAAAGGCCGTGCCGCATATCTTGGCGATCGTTCTGTCGGCCATCTTGATCCTGGCGCCTACTCATCCGCGCTACTTTTCCGCGCTTTCCTTGCACAGGAGGACAAATAA
- the dhaK gene encoding dihydroxyacetone kinase subunit DhaK, whose product MKKILNEVDQAVEQMVEGLVKTHGDLIYRVEGTRVIARNDVRPLKVGLVSGGGSGHEPAHAGYVGRGMLSAAVCGDVFTSPTPDQILEGIKAADQGKGVLLIVKNYTGDVMNFEMAAELAEAEDIEVASVLVNDDIAVEDSSFTTGRRGVAGTVLVHKIVGAAAEAGASLPELQALGEKVVASVKTIGAALSAGTVPEVGHRGFELPEDEIEVGVGIHGEPGSSREKVMTSHELANLLFARINAELRLGTEDKIVVLVNGMGATPLMEQYIFTNDVHNVVAAHGIPIAKTMVGDFMTSLDMSGLSLTVLKLTDEKWLNMLNFPVETSAWK is encoded by the coding sequence ATGAAAAAAATTCTAAATGAAGTAGATCAAGCCGTGGAGCAAATGGTGGAAGGTCTCGTCAAAACGCATGGCGATCTTATTTATCGGGTGGAGGGCACGCGCGTGATTGCTCGTAACGATGTGCGTCCTTTAAAAGTCGGCCTCGTTAGCGGCGGCGGTTCTGGTCACGAGCCTGCGCATGCGGGTTATGTTGGTCGTGGGATGCTTAGCGCCGCTGTTTGTGGTGACGTTTTCACATCGCCAACTCCGGATCAAATTTTAGAAGGTATTAAAGCGGCTGACCAAGGAAAAGGCGTTCTCCTGATCGTGAAAAATTATACGGGTGATGTGATGAATTTCGAAATGGCGGCGGAACTTGCGGAGGCGGAAGATATTGAAGTCGCGTCGGTCCTCGTCAATGATGATATCGCCGTAGAGGATAGCTCGTTTACCACTGGGCGACGTGGCGTGGCAGGAACTGTTCTGGTTCACAAAATCGTTGGCGCAGCAGCAGAGGCCGGTGCATCCCTCCCTGAGCTCCAAGCGCTTGGTGAAAAAGTCGTGGCTTCTGTCAAAACGATTGGCGCGGCTTTGTCTGCTGGAACTGTTCCCGAAGTTGGGCATCGTGGCTTTGAGCTTCCTGAAGATGAGATTGAAGTTGGCGTTGGGATTCACGGTGAGCCTGGATCTAGTCGCGAAAAAGTGATGACTTCGCATGAACTCGCAAATTTACTTTTTGCACGGATTAACGCAGAACTGAGACTTGGCACGGAGGATAAGATCGTCGTCCTCGTCAATGGGATGGGCGCGACGCCACTTATGGAGCAGTATATTTTCACAAACGATGTGCATAATGTCGTCGCGGCGCACGGTATTCCGATTGCCAAAACGATGGTTGGTGACTTCATGACATCGCTTGATATGAGCGGATTATCCTTGACAGTTTTAAAATTAACGGATGAAAAATGGCTGAATATGTTGAACTTCCCGGTCGAAACTAGCGCGTGGAAATAG
- a CDS encoding cyclic-di-AMP receptor yields the protein MKLIYAIVQDQDSNRLSDALTDANFRATKLASTGGFLKAGNTTFIIGVEDDQVKAALDIIRNNCKAREQIMSPSASLGVTVDTYVPYPIEVQVGGATVFVMPVEQFEQF from the coding sequence ATGAAACTAATTTATGCAATCGTTCAAGACCAAGACAGCAACCGCCTATCCGACGCGCTAACAGATGCCAATTTCCGCGCAACGAAACTAGCTTCAACCGGAGGATTTTTAAAAGCAGGAAACACGACATTTATTATCGGAGTAGAAGATGACCAAGTAAAAGCTGCACTCGATATTATCCGTAACAATTGCAAGGCACGCGAACAAATCATGAGCCCCTCAGCCTCACTTGGCGTAACCGTAGACACGTACGTTCCATACCCAATCGAAGTCCAAGTTGGCGGCGCGACAGTGTTTGTAATGCCGGTGGAGCAATTTGAGCAGTTCTGA
- a CDS encoding aminotransferase class I/II-fold pyridoxal phosphate-dependent enzyme, whose translation MSMQKKMPVVDALRNHAGNRSLHVPGHKNGLLFPEKYREVLRHDLTEVSGLDDLHHPEGAILEAQQLLATCYDSDQSYMLVNGSTVGNLAMILGTCKRGDTVIVSRDCHKSVMHALDLAGVHAIYLATQKESQTGTANGIEAALLREALQMETIRAVVFTYPSYYGFGFDLATCIATCREFGALVLVDEAHGAHFEADKSLFPASAIELGADVVVHSAHKTLPALTMGSYLHIPKWRDELAEIPRYLQMLQSSSPSYLIMASLDYARHYVANYTEKDAEAFQKMRADWLQWLRENELTVITPDDPLKFIVRKDGLSGFALQEIFEQIGYFPELADANNVLLILPLIKNGMEFLPPKVSLSFDANDFVELPAPNLITKISARDITRPTRFETLENAIGKTAAEMVIPYPPGIPIILIGEKITTAHIEILLSVKKHHYQGGEKLHKDKLKIFI comes from the coding sequence ATTAGCATGCAAAAAAAGATGCCGGTAGTAGATGCTTTGCGGAACCACGCGGGAAACCGTTCGCTACATGTTCCCGGTCATAAAAATGGATTGCTGTTCCCCGAAAAATATCGCGAGGTTTTGCGTCATGATTTGACCGAGGTTTCAGGGTTGGACGATCTGCACCACCCAGAAGGCGCGATTCTTGAGGCACAACAGTTACTCGCGACGTGTTACGATTCTGATCAAAGTTACATGTTAGTGAACGGGTCCACTGTCGGCAATTTGGCGATGATTCTAGGAACTTGTAAGCGCGGCGATACGGTCATAGTCTCGCGTGATTGCCATAAATCAGTAATGCACGCGCTAGATTTGGCGGGCGTCCACGCGATTTATTTGGCGACGCAAAAGGAATCACAGACAGGGACGGCGAACGGTATCGAAGCCGCGCTACTACGCGAAGCCTTGCAAATGGAGACAATTCGCGCCGTCGTGTTTACCTATCCAAGCTACTACGGTTTTGGTTTTGACCTCGCAACTTGCATCGCGACATGCCGAGAATTTGGCGCACTCGTACTCGTGGACGAGGCGCACGGAGCTCATTTTGAAGCGGACAAGTCATTATTCCCAGCCTCAGCAATCGAGCTCGGCGCTGATGTTGTCGTCCATTCCGCGCATAAAACCCTACCAGCCTTAACGATGGGATCCTATTTACATATACCAAAATGGCGCGACGAATTAGCCGAGATCCCGCGCTATCTGCAAATGTTGCAATCAAGCAGCCCGTCCTATTTAATCATGGCCTCACTCGATTACGCGCGTCATTACGTGGCCAATTACACGGAAAAAGATGCCGAAGCGTTTCAAAAAATGCGAGCAGATTGGCTTCAGTGGTTACGCGAAAACGAGCTCACCGTCATCACGCCCGATGATCCACTAAAATTCATCGTTCGCAAAGACGGTTTATCAGGCTTCGCGCTACAAGAAATCTTCGAACAGATTGGATATTTTCCAGAGCTCGCCGATGCCAATAATGTATTATTAATATTGCCTCTAATCAAAAATGGCATGGAATTTCTACCACCCAAAGTCTCGTTAAGCTTTGATGCTAATGACTTTGTCGAATTACCAGCACCGAACTTAATCACAAAAATTTCAGCTCGCGACATAACTCGCCCAACCCGTTTTGAAACACTCGAAAATGCAATCGGCAAAACAGCAGCGGAAATGGTCATTCCCTATCCCCCGGGAATCCCAATTATTTTAATCGGTGAAAAAATAACAACAGCCCATATCGAAATACTTTTGTCAGTTAAAAAACACCACTACCAAGGCGGTGAAAAGCTCCACAAAGACAAGCTGAAAATTTTCATATAA
- a CDS encoding PucR family transcriptional regulator has product MTTMSELLLTPRFSNIEVINAEADLENLVDTIEISETPDIVAYLPKNTFLLTTAMAFQDDPEALCKLIEDLHRLPAAGLGIKLGRFIDTLDPMVIATANRLKFPILKIPLTVTLGTISHQLLSYIWDHQTEKFHYAIDIQQKFSKMMIKGASLQSLIQNLGGILKRPVVLINPFLEVVASTQHFKQPSYATTLDDIHEKLKKTPELSSEMTFLLEDDTLLISVFPVKVTTYYPYFLVILKADQIPYPFSQLAIEQANTIISFTIYKNQKLAESNRTLRGKFFTKLLEKGEDDAEYTRNLLDYGKSYGLLPSDYYRCLVAGIDESSMALKNLTLQEEVYSLTYEWLERELHRNFESALIFPHPTEDKFIILLQQHEADLKERLVAIQTALDRLFPISISFAAGNEVYETASIHYSYMEAVDTYRQSEKDHYHSFVHFYESKGIMELMQFIPVEQIQHFCLFTLKTLAYPQNEMHQELRRTLQVYLSCQCEITETAKQLYIHRNTVKYRIAKCAALLDHPITHADFSLKLRLALLLSDKKG; this is encoded by the coding sequence ATGACAACAATGTCTGAACTACTATTAACGCCACGATTTTCTAATATTGAAGTGATAAATGCCGAGGCTGATTTGGAGAATTTGGTGGATACGATTGAGATATCGGAAACGCCTGATATTGTCGCTTATTTGCCTAAAAATACGTTTTTGCTCACGACTGCGATGGCTTTTCAGGATGATCCAGAGGCGCTTTGTAAATTGATTGAAGATTTGCATCGTTTGCCTGCTGCAGGGCTCGGGATTAAGTTGGGGCGTTTTATTGATACGCTTGATCCGATGGTGATCGCGACGGCGAACCGCTTGAAGTTCCCGATTTTGAAGATTCCGCTGACGGTGACGCTGGGCACGATTTCGCATCAATTATTATCTTATATTTGGGACCATCAGACGGAGAAATTCCATTATGCGATTGATATTCAACAGAAGTTTTCAAAAATGATGATCAAGGGTGCGTCTCTTCAGTCGTTGATTCAGAATTTGGGTGGTATTTTGAAGCGGCCGGTGGTGCTCATTAATCCGTTTTTGGAGGTTGTGGCGAGTACGCAGCATTTTAAACAGCCGAGTTATGCCACAACGCTTGATGATATTCATGAGAAATTAAAAAAAACGCCGGAGCTTTCGAGTGAAATGACGTTTTTGTTGGAAGATGATACGTTGTTGATTTCGGTTTTCCCAGTGAAAGTGACGACGTATTATCCGTATTTCCTGGTGATTTTGAAGGCGGATCAGATTCCGTATCCGTTCTCGCAGCTCGCGATTGAGCAGGCGAACACGATTATTTCGTTTACGATTTATAAGAATCAGAAGTTGGCGGAGAGTAATCGGACGTTGCGCGGTAAATTTTTTACAAAGTTGTTGGAAAAAGGTGAGGATGATGCGGAATATACGCGGAACTTGCTGGATTATGGGAAAAGTTATGGGCTGTTGCCTTCTGATTATTATCGGTGTTTAGTCGCTGGGATTGATGAGAGTTCGATGGCGCTGAAGAATTTGACGTTGCAGGAAGAGGTTTATTCGCTGACGTACGAGTGGTTGGAGCGGGAATTGCACCGGAATTTTGAGAGCGCTTTGATTTTTCCGCACCCGACGGAGGATAAGTTTATTATTTTGTTGCAGCAGCATGAAGCGGACTTGAAAGAACGGCTGGTGGCGATTCAGACGGCGCTTGATCGGTTGTTCCCGATTTCGATTTCTTTTGCGGCGGGCAATGAGGTGTATGAGACGGCTTCGATTCATTATTCTTATATGGAGGCTGTGGATACGTATCGGCAAAGCGAGAAGGATCACTATCATTCGTTTGTGCATTTTTATGAGTCGAAGGGAATTATGGAGTTGATGCAGTTTATTCCGGTGGAGCAGATTCAGCATTTTTGTTTGTTCACGTTGAAGACGCTGGCCTACCCGCAAAATGAGATGCATCAGGAGTTGCGGCGGACGTTGCAGGTGTATTTGAGTTGTCAATGTGAGATTACGGAGACGGCGAAACAGCTTTATATTCATCGGAATACGGTGAAGTATAGGATTGCGAAATGTGCGGCGTTGCTCGATCATCCGATTACGCATGCGGATTTTTCGCTGAAGTTGCGGTTGGCGTTGTTGTTGTCGGATAAAAAAGGTTGA
- the rpsN gene encoding 30S ribosomal protein S14 produces MAKKSKIAKAAKQRQLIAQYAELRSELKASGNIEALSKLPKDSNPNRYKNRDLIDGRPRAYMRKFGMSRITFREYAHKGQIPGVKKASW; encoded by the coding sequence ATGGCTAAGAAATCCAAAATAGCAAAAGCTGCAAAACAACGCCAACTAATTGCGCAATACGCGGAATTACGAAGTGAATTAAAGGCCAGCGGAAATATAGAAGCCTTAAGTAAACTACCAAAAGATTCGAACCCCAATCGCTATAAGAATCGTGATTTGATTGATGGCAGACCTAGAGCTTACATGCGTAAGTTTGGAATGTCACGGATTACATTTCGCGAATATGCTCATAAAGGACAGATACCCGGCGTGAAAAAAGCAAGCTGGTGA
- a CDS encoding alpha/beta hydrolase has product MKKKRRWTGVIIAVLVIAMLLFAGFRTTLLDPIGFHAAHALKIETKANTDDEPIVFIHGYDGSNWTFFTTTVRYSFSDFATRSLTLLVRENGDVEASGVYDRAMKRPMIRVNFENPRSIIPDNAAWFAKAMDLLKTKYGIEKVDVVAHSYGGLTFVNYLQKYNYKSNSYPKVTTFTAIGTPFNGSVVSSDGKTAYDLTKTGPKKESVYFQEMMKRQAKIPSDLEVLNIVGDLDDGSRSDGPVAVDSAKSAAFLFNKNDYREVLFTGRFAQHSWLHANIGVDQEIKAFIENTN; this is encoded by the coding sequence ATGAAGAAAAAGCGTAGGTGGACCGGGGTTATCATCGCTGTTCTAGTGATAGCAATGCTTTTATTCGCGGGATTCAGAACGACTTTGCTTGATCCGATCGGTTTCCACGCGGCACATGCGCTAAAAATCGAAACGAAAGCAAACACCGATGACGAACCGATTGTCTTCATTCACGGATACGACGGCTCGAATTGGACCTTTTTCACAACGACCGTTCGTTATAGTTTCAGCGATTTTGCAACGCGATCTTTAACATTGCTTGTCCGCGAAAATGGAGATGTAGAGGCTTCGGGTGTGTACGATAGGGCGATGAAGCGACCGATGATTCGCGTTAATTTTGAAAATCCACGTTCGATTATTCCTGATAATGCAGCGTGGTTCGCCAAAGCGATGGACCTACTAAAAACAAAGTACGGTATCGAAAAAGTAGATGTTGTCGCGCATTCTTATGGTGGCCTCACGTTTGTTAATTATCTACAGAAATATAATTATAAATCGAATAGTTATCCAAAAGTGACTACATTTACTGCTATAGGTACTCCGTTTAATGGTTCTGTCGTGTCGAGCGACGGCAAAACAGCTTATGATCTAACTAAAACCGGTCCGAAAAAGGAATCCGTGTACTTTCAAGAAATGATGAAACGACAGGCGAAAATTCCGTCAGATCTCGAGGTTCTAAATATCGTTGGAGATCTTGATGACGGTAGCCGAAGTGATGGCCCGGTAGCTGTTGATAGTGCCAAAAGTGCCGCTTTCCTATTTAACAAAAATGACTATCGAGAAGTACTTTTTACGGGGAGATTCGCACAACATAGTTGGCTTCATGCTAATATTGGCGTCGATCAAGAAATAAAAGCATTTATTGAGAATACAAACTAA